A genomic segment from Desulfurella amilsii encodes:
- a CDS encoding flagellar assembly protein A: MDDKIRVETSNIKDELNRITEDSSINSSNIDFEIVDKKLEQTQEGIKPLYTVDFIQRQPNTLCKIIDIEIDNSIPQKNAFTKVDCTNLDKPLDAILDDIIQIINKKLAFCSIVYGIKENNLPLIAKEIQKRLNPNFTKFKVLIASGTPPIDGKNSELKTFFELNTMGQIDEKGNINFKEKSFAIAIDADTLIAEYIKPTKGIDGYDIFGNILKAQDGKELQKITVRIDTADIDRVEDDISVKFIAKKKGSLIQKNGIFYIEENVKINKADIKTGNIYLKDASDVNIGVSSDIEEDAVGAGIKVTGKKIVINGNVGPKAYVEAEIVDIKGSVHQDATIKAKTAHIKNLNGTLITQEAFIENANYANIEADDKAIIDNCLACNILSPSVEIKKEMLSSNIVTSSKEVILNNVVGNNNKISIKPLEIKQISAQYKELLVKEKMLSNELKMSKSTLEMLKQKLDSNLKNFSESIKLIRQLQSKGAKIPSALLNSVKNFQEIENSYKEQKNKIIALEEQYKETAHKIKELQGSYKFAHIIIKGEIEAENLIEFDDTLSRRLINKQKAIKIYVREIDGKEEIVIEPLS; encoded by the coding sequence ATGGACGATAAAATTAGAGTTGAAACATCTAATATTAAAGACGAGCTAAATAGAATCACTGAAGATTCCTCAATAAATTCATCAAATATTGATTTTGAGATTGTTGATAAAAAATTAGAGCAAACGCAAGAGGGAATAAAACCACTCTATACTGTAGATTTCATACAAAGACAGCCAAATACCTTGTGTAAAATAATAGATATTGAAATAGATAATTCAATCCCGCAAAAAAACGCTTTTACTAAAGTTGACTGCACAAATTTAGATAAACCACTGGATGCTATCCTAGATGATATAATTCAAATTATAAATAAAAAATTAGCTTTTTGCTCAATAGTCTATGGTATTAAAGAAAACAATCTGCCATTAATTGCCAAAGAGATTCAAAAGCGCTTAAACCCAAACTTTACTAAATTTAAAGTATTGATTGCAAGCGGCACACCACCTATTGATGGTAAAAACTCTGAACTTAAAACTTTTTTTGAATTAAACACTATGGGGCAAATTGACGAAAAAGGCAACATCAATTTTAAAGAAAAAAGTTTTGCAATTGCAATAGATGCTGACACGCTTATCGCAGAATACATAAAGCCAACAAAAGGCATTGACGGGTACGATATATTTGGCAATATATTGAAAGCCCAAGATGGTAAAGAACTTCAAAAAATAACTGTTAGAATTGACACAGCAGATATAGATAGAGTTGAAGATGATATTAGCGTGAAATTTATTGCTAAAAAAAAGGGCTCTTTAATTCAAAAGAATGGTATATTTTATATAGAGGAAAATGTAAAAATTAATAAAGCTGATATAAAAACAGGCAACATTTACTTAAAAGATGCATCTGATGTAAATATTGGCGTAAGTAGTGACATCGAAGAAGATGCAGTAGGTGCGGGCATAAAAGTTACTGGCAAAAAGATTGTGATTAATGGTAATGTGGGGCCAAAAGCTTACGTGGAAGCAGAAATTGTGGATATTAAAGGAAGTGTTCATCAAGATGCCACAATAAAAGCCAAAACTGCCCACATAAAAAATCTAAATGGCACATTAATAACGCAAGAGGCTTTTATAGAAAATGCAAATTATGCTAATATAGAAGCCGACGATAAAGCAATAATAGATAATTGCCTTGCATGCAACATATTATCTCCATCAGTTGAAATTAAAAAAGAAATGCTCAGCTCAAATATCGTAACCTCATCAAAAGAAGTGATTCTAAACAATGTAGTAGGCAATAACAATAAAATCTCCATAAAACCATTAGAAATCAAACAAATTTCAGCACAGTATAAAGAACTACTCGTGAAAGAAAAAATGCTTTCAAATGAGCTCAAAATGTCAAAGAGTACGCTTGAAATGCTAAAACAAAAACTTGATTCAAACTTAAAAAACTTTAGTGAATCAATAAAACTAATAAGACAGTTGCAGTCAAAAGGTGCAAAAATACCTTCTGCTTTATTAAATTCGGTAAAAAATTTTCAAGAAATAGAAAATAGCTATAAAGAACAAAAAAACAAGATAATTGCTCTTGAAGAACAATACAAAGAAACAGCGCACAAAATTAAAGAGTTGCAAGGTAGCTACAAATTTGCCCACATCATTATAAAAGGGGAGATTGAGGCAGAAAACCTTATAGAATTCGACGATACGCTATCTAGACGTTTAATAAATAAGCAAAAAGCAATTAAAATTTATGTGCGTGAGATTGACGGCAAAGAAGAAATTGTCATCGAGCCGTTATCTTAA
- a CDS encoding NAD(P)H-hydrate dehydratase, whose translation MKLSTSSQMKELDAKSIKEFNIPDIVLMENASRGAFELIKKHFGKLEGIKVSVFAGLGNNGGDAMALAKHLYNAGANVLVNLAANPQKLNPSPKINYEILRSMNVEIAIINNVDDINDVFLAHSLIIIDGLFGIGLSRNIEGLFYDIVAKINNSNAYKVSLDIPSGINADTAECLGIAVKADLTVTFALAKPGHFLYPGRDYCGRLEIVDISTPKNLIYEFKPTFSALVKNDFSLEDRPKNSHKGNFGHVAIVGGSIGKSGAVVLSSCASIKSGVGLSSAVIPDCINTAFESLCIEAMSYPVNSKDGFFSKDSFGDMLEFVKDKDVICFGMGLGVFDEGLDLLKGLIDLKKPMVIDADGLNVLSKKPDILKTASAPIILTPHPKEFSRLIGQPTQYVIKNRLNLIKEFAKNYNVILVLKMADTLISDGESIFINTSGNPGLSTGGSGDVLSGIIASFLAQGKEALEAATFGVFLHGFSADLAVKEFGENALLASDVINYLAKAIESFKITAR comes from the coding sequence ATGAAGTTAAGCACATCTAGCCAAATGAAAGAATTAGACGCAAAATCTATTAAAGAGTTTAATATACCAGATATTGTATTGATGGAAAATGCTTCAAGAGGTGCTTTTGAGCTCATAAAAAAACACTTTGGTAAACTTGAAGGCATTAAAGTGTCTGTGTTTGCAGGCCTTGGAAATAATGGCGGAGATGCAATGGCACTTGCAAAGCACTTGTACAATGCAGGTGCAAATGTTTTGGTTAATTTGGCTGCAAACCCACAAAAACTTAACCCTAGCCCAAAAATAAACTATGAAATTTTGCGCTCAATGAATGTAGAAATTGCCATAATTAATAATGTCGATGATATTAACGACGTTTTTTTGGCACACTCTTTAATTATTATAGATGGTTTGTTTGGTATTGGACTATCGCGCAATATTGAAGGTTTATTTTACGACATTGTAGCAAAGATAAATAATTCTAACGCGTATAAAGTATCACTTGACATACCATCTGGTATTAATGCTGATACTGCTGAATGTTTGGGTATAGCTGTGAAAGCTGATTTAACTGTAACGTTTGCTTTGGCAAAACCAGGTCATTTTTTGTATCCTGGCAGAGATTACTGTGGCAGATTGGAGATTGTAGATATCTCTACACCAAAAAACTTAATTTATGAATTTAAACCTACATTTAGCGCTTTAGTTAAGAATGATTTTTCGCTCGAAGATCGACCAAAAAACTCCCACAAAGGCAATTTTGGCCATGTGGCTATAGTTGGAGGCAGTATAGGTAAATCTGGTGCTGTTGTTTTGTCATCTTGTGCTAGCATAAAAAGTGGTGTTGGACTTTCCAGCGCTGTTATTCCAGATTGCATAAATACTGCATTTGAGTCTTTATGTATTGAAGCTATGAGTTACCCCGTTAATAGTAAAGACGGTTTTTTTTCAAAAGATTCGTTTGGCGATATGCTGGAGTTTGTAAAAGACAAAGATGTAATTTGCTTTGGCATGGGACTTGGCGTGTTTGACGAAGGACTAGACTTACTTAAAGGCTTAATTGATCTTAAAAAGCCAATGGTTATTGATGCGGATGGGTTAAACGTGTTGTCAAAAAAACCCGATATATTAAAAACAGCTAGTGCACCAATAATTTTAACACCTCACCCAAAGGAATTTTCCAGGCTTATTGGTCAGCCAACACAGTATGTTATAAAAAACAGACTTAATTTGATTAAAGAATTTGCAAAAAACTATAATGTGATATTGGTTTTAAAAATGGCTGATACGCTAATAAGCGACGGCGAAAGTATTTTTATTAACACAAGCGGCAATCCTGGCCTATCTACAGGTGGTAGCGGTGATGTATTGTCCGGTATCATTGCGAGCTTTTTAGCGCAAGGCAAAGAGGCGTTAGAAGCTGCAACATTTGGTGTTTTCTTGCATGGATTTAGCGCAGATTTAGCAGTAAAAGAATTTGGCGAAAATGCACTTTTGGCATCTGATGTTATTAATTATTTAGCAAAAGCAATAGAATCTTTTAAGATAACGGCTCGATGA
- the metH gene encoding methionine synthase, whose amino-acid sequence MNIKNIIGKSFLILDGAMGTLLQSYDLKESDWDGKVGCNEILNITRADIIKNIHLDYLKAGADITKTNSFGALPWVLEEYNLQDKTYEIAKQAAINAQTAKNELQLTENKSKFIAGSLGPGTKLASLNQIDFDIIHDGYFLATSGLIDGGVDLILLETFQDPLQIKAALNGCFDAIKYKQKDIPIMVSATIELNGSMLIGTDVATLAAILEPFDILSLGLNCGSGPIQVETHLKKLSQHWHGYISIHSNAGLPENVCGKVCYPMDPESFAIAESKFCDIDGVSIIGGCCGTTPRHIKTLSEKIKNLKPKPPKGKAPQALASLYQYEPLFQEPPPFLVGERTNATGSKQFRDLLLKEDYDSILSIAQEQVLSGAKALDVSVNFAGRDEEKDMVELISRFNQKISIPLMVDSTQPNTVLKALKLIGGRPIINSANLEDGVEKFDKTCELAKRFGSALVLLAIDEKGMAKTKKRKVEVAYRMLDRALKNGLKKTDLVFDLLTFTVASAEEEYRNAAKDTIDAIKELRSTHKEVGAILGISNVSFGLDPQARKYLNSVFLYHAVKNGLSMAIVNPKSLIPYPLINQQDKRICERLIFNDWQEGDPLIKFIEHFSENKKSEEKETLEDLPLEEKIKKLLISAQTNQLIETVDKVLQFMPADKIIADLLIEAMKTVGNLFGEGKMQLPFVLASAESMKKCVDYLNQFMDKKKKDKQLTLVLGTVKGDVHDVGKNLVDIILTNNGYKVINLGTRVEAQTFIKAAKEHNADCIGMSGLLVKSTIEMKNNIEEFEKNNLKIPVLLGGAALNSKFVEDYCKPIYSGSVFYCKDAFDGLKAMSIVESEKNLKINKKVRNIPTKAITKEIDPYDIVLPKAQNVPKAPFFGRRVFVSNSLPNYNYIQNLAFNWINKTALFVRAWGYKKANLAKEEYDKLTKEEILPNFENLKQHLIEQNIFEPLIIYGYFACRSDSISRLKNGDTKKAALYIFDESTNELTKNLEFEQVKNSAKLVMDFERVGHKPYLCLADYFRNDINDIVAFSLVSAGSKFSKFEKTLFKNGEYKKYHLIHGLGIELTESLAEIIHKHIRIELGITNNESRSLEDVNFLMKSYQGARYSPGYPSCPDLSLNDIIFSLLRAYEYGVKLTENHQIVPEQSTVAIILHHKEAIYF is encoded by the coding sequence TTGAACATAAAAAACATAATTGGCAAAAGCTTCCTTATATTAGATGGAGCAATGGGGACACTACTGCAATCCTATGATTTAAAAGAGTCTGATTGGGATGGAAAAGTTGGGTGCAACGAAATTCTAAATATAACTAGAGCTGATATTATAAAGAATATACATCTAGATTACCTAAAAGCCGGGGCGGATATTACAAAAACAAACAGTTTTGGTGCGCTACCGTGGGTGTTAGAAGAGTATAATTTACAAGACAAAACTTACGAAATAGCAAAACAAGCGGCTATAAATGCACAAACAGCCAAGAATGAGCTCCAACTAACTGAAAATAAATCAAAATTTATTGCAGGTTCCTTAGGTCCTGGCACCAAACTTGCGTCACTTAATCAAATTGACTTTGATATAATCCATGATGGTTACTTTTTGGCCACATCAGGCTTAATCGATGGAGGTGTTGATTTAATATTGTTAGAGACATTCCAGGATCCATTGCAAATTAAAGCTGCACTTAATGGTTGTTTTGACGCCATAAAATATAAACAAAAAGATATACCCATAATGGTTTCTGCTACTATTGAGTTAAACGGTTCTATGCTTATTGGCACTGATGTTGCCACACTTGCTGCAATACTTGAGCCATTTGACATATTGAGTTTAGGCTTAAACTGCGGAAGCGGACCCATCCAGGTTGAAACACATCTTAAAAAATTATCCCAGCATTGGCATGGTTATATTTCAATTCACTCAAATGCAGGCCTACCAGAAAATGTCTGCGGTAAAGTATGCTACCCTATGGACCCAGAAAGTTTTGCAATAGCTGAGTCTAAGTTTTGCGACATAGATGGTGTATCTATTATTGGTGGTTGCTGCGGCACAACGCCAAGGCACATAAAAACACTAAGTGAAAAAATAAAAAACCTAAAGCCAAAACCTCCAAAAGGCAAAGCCCCACAAGCTCTTGCAAGCCTTTATCAATATGAGCCTTTATTCCAAGAGCCACCGCCTTTTTTGGTAGGAGAGCGCACAAACGCCACAGGTTCAAAGCAATTTAGAGACTTATTGCTAAAAGAAGACTACGATTCAATACTATCTATCGCCCAAGAGCAAGTGCTAAGTGGCGCAAAAGCATTGGATGTTAGTGTTAATTTTGCTGGACGCGACGAAGAAAAAGACATGGTAGAGCTCATAAGCCGCTTTAACCAAAAAATTTCAATCCCGTTAATGGTAGACTCTACCCAACCAAACACAGTTTTAAAGGCTTTAAAACTAATAGGCGGAAGACCCATTATAAATTCTGCAAATTTAGAAGACGGTGTTGAAAAGTTCGATAAAACTTGTGAGCTTGCAAAAAGGTTCGGTAGTGCACTTGTTTTACTTGCTATAGATGAAAAGGGTATGGCAAAAACAAAAAAACGTAAAGTAGAAGTAGCCTATAGAATGCTTGATAGAGCTTTAAAAAATGGCCTTAAAAAAACCGACTTGGTATTTGACTTGCTCACATTTACAGTAGCCTCAGCTGAAGAAGAATACAGAAATGCAGCCAAAGATACAATTGATGCCATAAAGGAATTAAGAAGCACGCATAAAGAAGTAGGTGCTATTTTGGGTATATCTAATGTATCATTTGGTCTTGATCCCCAAGCAAGAAAATATCTAAATTCAGTATTTTTGTACCATGCTGTAAAAAATGGCCTATCTATGGCTATAGTCAACCCAAAATCACTCATACCATATCCATTAATAAATCAGCAAGACAAAAGAATTTGCGAACGGTTGATTTTTAATGATTGGCAGGAGGGTGATCCTTTAATTAAATTTATTGAGCATTTTTCTGAAAATAAAAAATCTGAAGAAAAAGAAACCTTAGAAGATTTACCGCTCGAAGAAAAAATAAAAAAACTATTAATAAGCGCCCAAACCAATCAGTTAATTGAAACCGTTGATAAAGTCCTACAGTTTATGCCTGCTGATAAAATCATCGCTGACTTGCTTATAGAAGCGATGAAAACCGTAGGAAATTTGTTTGGTGAGGGCAAAATGCAACTGCCGTTTGTTTTGGCTAGTGCTGAGAGTATGAAAAAATGCGTTGACTATCTCAACCAATTTATGGATAAAAAGAAAAAAGACAAACAGCTTACACTTGTTTTGGGGACAGTAAAAGGCGATGTGCACGATGTTGGCAAAAATTTGGTAGATATAATCTTAACAAACAATGGATACAAAGTAATTAATCTAGGAACAAGAGTAGAAGCACAAACGTTTATTAAAGCTGCAAAAGAACACAACGCAGATTGCATTGGAATGAGCGGCCTTCTGGTAAAATCTACCATAGAGATGAAAAATAACATAGAAGAATTTGAAAAAAACAATCTCAAAATACCTGTGTTGCTTGGAGGTGCTGCCCTAAATAGCAAATTTGTTGAGGATTATTGTAAACCAATTTACAGTGGCAGCGTATTTTATTGCAAAGACGCCTTCGACGGTTTAAAAGCTATGTCAATTGTAGAAAGTGAAAAAAATCTTAAAATAAACAAAAAAGTAAGAAATATACCGACTAAAGCAATAACAAAAGAAATCGACCCATACGATATTGTTTTACCTAAAGCTCAGAATGTGCCTAAAGCACCTTTTTTTGGCAGAAGAGTTTTTGTATCAAATAGTCTACCAAATTATAACTACATACAAAATCTTGCATTTAACTGGATAAACAAAACTGCTCTATTTGTGCGTGCGTGGGGCTATAAAAAGGCTAATCTAGCAAAAGAAGAATATGATAAACTGACAAAAGAAGAAATACTGCCAAATTTTGAGAACTTAAAGCAACATTTAATAGAGCAAAACATTTTTGAACCGCTTATCATATATGGATATTTTGCTTGCAGATCAGATTCTATCTCGAGGCTAAAAAATGGCGATACAAAAAAAGCTGCTTTGTATATTTTTGATGAATCTACAAATGAGCTAACTAAAAATTTAGAATTTGAACAAGTAAAAAATTCAGCAAAACTTGTGATGGATTTTGAAAGAGTAGGTCATAAACCATACCTATGTTTGGCCGATTATTTTAGAAATGATATAAATGATATTGTTGCTTTTAGTTTGGTGTCTGCTGGTAGTAAATTTTCTAAGTTTGAAAAAACCCTATTTAAAAACGGCGAGTACAAAAAATATCATTTAATTCATGGGCTTGGCATAGAATTAACCGAGAGCTTGGCAGAAATTATACATAAACACATAAGAATAGAGCTAGGCATTACAAACAACGAATCAAGGAGCTTAGAAGATGTAAATTTCTTAATGAAATCTTATCAAGGAGCTAGATATTCACCAGGTTATCCATCCTGTCCGGATTTAAGTTTAAACGATATAATATTTAGCTTGTTAAGAGCTTACGAATACGGTGTAAAACTAACAGAAAATCACCAAATTGTGCCCGAACAATCTACAGTTGCAATTATACTGCATCATAAAGAAGCAATTTATTTTTAA
- the sucC gene encoding ADP-forming succinate--CoA ligase subunit beta, translating into MKLHEYQAKELMSLYEVPVPEGRVAYFPYDAWMVAMELGFPVVLKAQVLTGGRGKAGGVRIAKTADEARDIAQELFGKTLVTAQTGPQGSKVRKLLVEKVSSIKRELYFSITIDRTIGKPAVIASKRGGMSIEEVSELYPEDIIKIPIDPAVGFLPYQIRRLKYDLDLVEQEKEISKIVSNLYKLFMDKDCSLLEMNPLVVTDTNHLVALDAKIEIDDNAIFRRKEIAKMRDLTEYDPDELEARFAGLNFIKLDGDIGCMVNGAGLAMATMDVIKFAGGNPANFLDVGGEATPDTIAKGFEIITRDLKVKALFINIFGGIVRCDKVANGILQALKTVEVKVPIVVRLTGMNKEEGMEMLKNSGLAFSVAKDIKEAAHMITQITKGKSQEQQKETTKETNKKEK; encoded by the coding sequence ATGAAGCTTCACGAGTACCAAGCAAAAGAGCTAATGAGCCTATACGAAGTGCCCGTCCCAGAAGGCAGAGTAGCATACTTTCCCTATGATGCATGGATGGTTGCAATGGAGTTGGGTTTTCCCGTTGTGCTAAAAGCACAGGTTTTAACAGGTGGCAGAGGCAAAGCAGGCGGTGTAAGGATAGCTAAAACTGCAGACGAGGCACGTGACATTGCCCAAGAACTATTTGGCAAAACGCTTGTTACAGCCCAAACCGGTCCTCAGGGTTCAAAAGTAAGAAAACTACTTGTTGAGAAAGTATCAAGCATCAAAAGAGAACTCTATTTTTCTATTACTATAGATAGGACAATAGGAAAGCCCGCGGTTATCGCTTCAAAAAGAGGCGGTATGAGCATAGAAGAGGTAAGCGAACTCTACCCAGAAGACATCATAAAGATACCCATAGATCCAGCAGTAGGCTTTTTGCCATACCAGATAAGAAGACTGAAGTATGATCTTGATTTAGTAGAGCAAGAAAAAGAAATATCAAAGATTGTAAGCAACCTATACAAGCTTTTTATGGACAAAGACTGCTCCCTTTTAGAAATGAACCCATTGGTTGTAACAGACACAAATCACCTAGTAGCCCTTGATGCAAAAATAGAGATAGATGATAATGCGATATTCAGAAGAAAAGAAATAGCTAAAATGAGAGATTTAACCGAGTATGATCCAGATGAGCTTGAAGCTCGTTTTGCAGGCTTAAATTTTATAAAACTTGATGGTGATATAGGCTGTATGGTAAATGGCGCAGGCCTTGCTATGGCTACTATGGATGTTATTAAGTTTGCAGGCGGAAACCCCGCTAATTTCCTTGATGTAGGCGGGGAGGCTACACCAGATACTATAGCAAAAGGCTTCGAAATTATAACCAGAGACCTCAAAGTAAAAGCTTTATTTATAAACATCTTTGGAGGCATTGTACGATGCGACAAAGTGGCAAACGGCATACTCCAGGCACTAAAGACTGTAGAAGTAAAGGTGCCAATTGTAGTAAGACTTACCGGAATGAATAAAGAAGAGGGCATGGAGATGCTAAAAAACAGCGGTCTTGCATTCTCTGTAGCTAAGGATATCAAAGAAGCAGCCCATATGATCACGCAAATCACAAAAGGAAAGAGTCAGGAACAGCAAAAAGAAACAACAAAAGAAACCAATAAGAAGGAGAAATAA
- the folE2 gene encoding GTP cyclohydrolase FolE2 translates to MSLKDVQSQKDFRNININKVGVKGVKYPITLLDKKNGLQHTIADINMYVLLPSKFKGTHMSRFIEIINENKNEINIKKIHHILAQTKAKLNAKKAYLEINFDYFVEKQAPVSKIKSLMSYSCGLHAFSSDVDELTLFVKVPVTSLCPCSKEISDYGAHNQRAFVSVYVKFSDMVWIEDVIGIVEANSSSDIYCLLKRPDEKYVTEKAYDNPMFVEDIARNVVKALESDKRIYWYKVEVESLESIHNHNAYACIEKD, encoded by the coding sequence ATGAGTCTAAAGGATGTTCAATCTCAAAAGGATTTTCGAAATATCAATATCAATAAAGTAGGTGTGAAAGGCGTTAAATACCCTATTACGTTACTTGATAAAAAAAACGGATTGCAGCACACAATTGCAGATATAAATATGTATGTGTTGTTGCCTAGCAAATTTAAAGGTACACACATGAGTCGATTTATAGAAATAATAAATGAAAATAAAAATGAAATCAACATTAAAAAAATTCATCATATTTTAGCTCAAACAAAGGCTAAATTAAATGCCAAAAAAGCATATTTAGAGATAAATTTTGACTATTTTGTAGAAAAACAAGCTCCCGTTTCAAAAATTAAATCGCTGATGAGTTATTCTTGCGGTTTGCATGCGTTTAGCAGCGATGTTGATGAATTGACGTTGTTTGTCAAAGTGCCTGTTACATCACTTTGCCCATGTTCTAAAGAAATAAGCGATTATGGAGCACACAATCAAAGGGCTTTTGTGTCTGTTTATGTAAAGTTTAGCGATATGGTGTGGATAGAAGATGTTATTGGTATTGTAGAGGCAAACTCAAGTAGCGACATATACTGTTTGTTAAAACGTCCAGACGAAAAATATGTAACAGAAAAAGCCTACGATAACCCCATGTTCGTAGAAGATATAGCAAGAAATGTTGTAAAAGCCCTAGAATCAGATAAGCGCATTTACTGGTATAAGGTAGAAGTTGAAAGTTTAGAAAGTATTCACAACCATAATGCTTATGCTTGCATCGAAAAAGACTAA
- the sucD gene encoding succinate--CoA ligase subunit alpha encodes MAIAVYKTSRVIVQGITGKEGKYHALACRDYGTKVVGGVTPGKGGQDIEGIPVFNTVEEAVQKTNPNVSLIFVPPPFAADAILEAVGSSIKIIVCITEGIPVLDMVKVKRVIEKEGIILIGPNCPGIITPEASKIGIMPGHIFKRGSIGIISRSGTLLYETADQISKVGLGQSTCLGIGGDPIVGTDYIFWLEKFEQDPETEAVMIVGEIGGDAEEKAAEYIKAHVTKPVFAFVAGASAPKGKRMGHAGAIIMGKKGTVESKYAALKEAGVHVIENPGYVGETIYKTLKEKYHFSI; translated from the coding sequence ATGGCTATAGCTGTATATAAAACAAGCAGAGTAATAGTTCAGGGTATTACTGGCAAGGAAGGTAAATACCACGCCCTAGCTTGCAGAGATTATGGCACAAAGGTAGTAGGTGGTGTAACACCAGGCAAAGGCGGCCAGGACATAGAAGGCATCCCCGTATTTAATACTGTGGAAGAAGCTGTTCAAAAAACAAACCCCAATGTCAGCCTCATATTTGTTCCACCCCCATTTGCAGCAGATGCTATACTAGAGGCAGTAGGAAGCAGCATAAAGATAATTGTATGTATCACAGAAGGTATTCCTGTGCTTGATATGGTAAAGGTCAAAAGGGTAATTGAAAAAGAAGGTATTATTCTTATTGGGCCAAACTGTCCGGGCATTATCACCCCAGAGGCTTCCAAAATAGGCATAATGCCAGGCCATATCTTTAAGAGAGGCTCAATTGGCATAATCTCAAGAAGTGGCACACTGCTTTATGAAACAGCGGATCAAATCTCAAAGGTAGGCCTTGGACAATCTACCTGCTTGGGTATAGGTGGAGACCCCATAGTAGGTACAGACTACATATTCTGGCTTGAAAAATTTGAGCAAGACCCAGAAACAGAAGCTGTTATGATAGTAGGTGAAATCGGCGGTGATGCAGAAGAAAAGGCTGCAGAATACATAAAGGCCCATGTTACAAAGCCTGTATTTGCATTTGTTGCAGGTGCAAGTGCTCCAAAGGGCAAAAGAATGGGTCATGCCGGTGCAATCATAATGGGTAAAAAAGGCACTGTTGAATCAAAATATGCAGCCCTAAAAGAAGCAGGCGTTCATGTTATTGAAAACCCAGGCTACGTAGGTGAGACCATCTACAAAACACTAAAAGAAAAGTACCATTTTTCGATATAG